The genomic stretch CGCACACTCATCCACGGGAACAGGCTCCGCCCGTACTCCTGAAAAACCATCGCCAGCCCCGGCGGGGGACCGCTGACCGGGTTCCCGTCGAGGCGGATCGTGCCACCGCTCGGCTCGAGCAGCCCGGCGATGCAGCGCAGCAGCGTGGTCTTGCCGCAGCCGGACGGCCCGACCAGGCACACCAGCTCGCCGCGTTCCACGCTGAACGTCAGGTCGCGCAGCGCCTCCACCGAGCGCCGGCCCGACTTGTAGACCTTGCGCAGTCCGGACACCTCGAGCATCGTCATCGACCTCTCGCCGCGGCGCGCAGACCGTGGTACCAGCGGAGGGCCCGCGTCTCGGCGAGCCGGAAGAGCAGCGACAACCCGAATCCGAGCAGTCCGAGCAGGATGATCCCGCTCCACATCTCGGGGATCGCGAAGCCGCGCTGGAACTGGACGATGGTGAAGCCGAGCCCGTTGCCGGCGGCGAACATCTCGCTGATCACCATGAGGATGATCGCGAGCGACAGCGCCTGCCGCAGTCCCGCCGCGATCTGGGGCGACGCCGAGGGCAGGATGACCTGGCGGATCCGGGAGACACCCGTGACGCCGTACGCGCGGGCGGTGTCGAGCTGCACGCTGTCGACCGCCCGTACGCCTTCGACCGTGTTCAGCAGCACGGGCCAGACGCAACCGGACACGATCACGATGATCTTCATGCCGTCCCCGATCCCGGCGAACAGCATGATCACCGGCACCAGCACGGGCGGCGGGACGGCCCGGAAGAACTCGAGCACCGGTTCGGCGGTGGCCCGCAGGCCGGGGCTGAGGCCGATGGCCAGGCCGAGCGCCACCCCGATCACCGCCGCCAGCGTGTAGCCGGCCGCGAGCCGGAGCAGGCTGGGCAGCACGTCGGCTTCGAGGCGGTCGAGCGTCCACGTCCTCGCGAAGGCGCGGAGGATGTCCCGCAGCGGCGGCGCGTAGAAGTTCTCGCTGCCCGCGCTGAACACGTACCAGGCCGCGAACAGAACGACCGGCAGACCAAGGACGTACGCCACCCGTTTCAAACTGAGTCTCCGTGGGCATGCCCTCCTGGCCCTGCGATCGCTCCGCTCACTCCGGTGCAGTCGGTCATGCCGGGACCTCACGCCGTACGGACTGGTGCCAGGCCAGCGAGCGGCGTTCGAACGTCCGGGCGGCCAGGTTGATCGCGACCCCGATCAGGCCGGTCACCGCGATCAGGGCGTACATGTCGGGCACCGCGCCCGAGGTCTGCGCGACGGCGATCATCTTGCCGAGCCCGGGCGCGCCGATGACGAGCTCCGCGGTCACGGCCAGCACCAGAGCCACCGACGCCGCCAGGCGGACGCCCGTGAAGACGTACGGCAATGCGGTTGGCCAGAGGACGTGCCGGACGCGAGCCCAGGCGCCGAACCGGAAACTGCGCGCGGTCTCCTCGGCGATCGGGTCGACGTCGGCCACCCCGTACAGCACCTGCACCAGCACCTGCCAGAACGCCGCGTACACGACGAGCAGCAGGGTCGACCCGAGTTCGGTGCCGTAGAGCAGCACCGCGAGGGGGATCAGCGCCACCGAGGGGATCGGCCGCAGGAACTCGATCGTCGAGGCGGTCGCCGCCCGCAGCGCCGGAACAGCGCCGATGACGACGCCCGCGACCACCCCGGCCACCACCGCGAGGGTCAGGCCGAT from Paractinoplanes brasiliensis encodes the following:
- a CDS encoding ABC transporter permease: MKGLAGLAGLLLLVEALPRLGLVDDAYLPPTSRIAAALGDEVVTAEFWRAVGDTLTGWAIGLTLAVVAGVVAGVVIGAVPALRAATASTIEFLRPIPSVALIPLAVLLYGTELGSTLLLVVYAAFWQVLVQVLYGVADVDPIAEETARSFRFGAWARVRHVLWPTALPYVFTGVRLAASVALVLAVTAELVIGAPGLGKMIAVAQTSGAVPDMYALIAVTGLIGVAINLAARTFERRSLAWHQSVRREVPA
- a CDS encoding ABC transporter permease, giving the protein MAYVLGLPVVLFAAWYVFSAGSENFYAPPLRDILRAFARTWTLDRLEADVLPSLLRLAAGYTLAAVIGVALGLAIGLSPGLRATAEPVLEFFRAVPPPVLVPVIMLFAGIGDGMKIIVIVSGCVWPVLLNTVEGVRAVDSVQLDTARAYGVTGVSRIRQVILPSASPQIAAGLRQALSLAIILMVISEMFAAGNGLGFTIVQFQRGFAIPEMWSGIILLGLLGFGLSLLFRLAETRALRWYHGLRAAARGR